One Pochonia chlamydosporia 170 chromosome 5, whole genome shotgun sequence DNA segment encodes these proteins:
- a CDS encoding (trans)glycosidase (similar to Glarea lozoyensis ATCC 20868 XP_008084775.1) produces the protein MYRIGHTEPWTTAEQEAKANSIIVLAPQVSDLGKKSASLNDYLEDLNRDLKVRLLSDSANAEVTSWLVETPVAPAPGEFPHMEQVMLGQPFGGKFLRWFGISRNKKSWMAPRQGKSYFKIDVSAIFCSFLNARGQHLQVLGLSGLENVMTVFGDNNEGALMIKIRNERPFPGYGRVIVSVGDDFDRALESTMQQARAIFRSVELPNPEAGDRMSSGVERSWADQWLNGLLYRPPVNDGKLLTAEGIAASLDTLTSKGINLSGVILPDAWQNVDHSKPSRYHAGLVDFEADTTSLKLGLKDIISNIKTKHQSIRQVILSHPIFGHWGGISSNGRLTENYATIPVERSEAIQPGENINLTIPLIAPEDIKRFYHDYYSFLSSCNITSVQADAVYLLETLSSASSRCSIADRYLDAQHAAAQVNFNEHSLVSMSLAPCALFHTLKVSETDRKQVVRNSAAFPNHKEYIFVNAHNAILSAAVGNIPDWGPIESTSELGAFHIAARNISGGPLQISSFDGSDEDDMRLVQQVSGSTGLNKTVVLRPTGLGRAINPYIAREDNALLKIGNTHDTEFSTISFLGLFNTADQTATELIRLQDFPRVNPQQKYIIKTSSSGVISNFENGDSSSSLLVHLQPSKFEVLSACPLKEISQAGAKSNFQVAVLGLQGKLIGATAIMSSAYELEDGQLCVKAVLKSLGILEFYISNLSQRTIDESKMKLRIQGKKLSSCPFVVDVTRRVLSVDLEYIWKTEKIESKTDEIYVELLI, from the exons ATGTACAGAATCGGTCACACAGAGCCGTGGACGACAGCAGAGCAGGAAGCAAAAGCCAATAGCATCATCGTACTAGCACCGCAAGTCAGTGATCTTGGCAAGAAGTCCGCCAGTCTAAATGACTATCTCGAAGATTTGAATCGCGATCTTAAAGTACGACTTCTGTCCGACAGCGCAAATGCAGAAGTCACATCATGGCTGGTAGAAACTCCAGTTGCACCAGCGCCCGGAGAATTTCCACACATGGAGCAAGTCATGTTGGGGCAACCGTTTGGCGGCAAGTTTCTGAG GTGGTTTGGTATTTCTCGGAACAAGAAGTCCTGGATGGCTCCTCGACAAGGCAAAAGTTACTTCAAGATTGATGTTTCAGCAATATTTTGCTCGTTCCTAAATGCCCGTGGTCAGCatcttcaagttcttggaCTTAGTGGCCTTGAGAATGTTATGACCGTTTTCGGTGACAATAATGAGGGTGCACTGATGATAAAG ATTCGCAATGAACGCCCCTTTCCAGGTTACGGAAGAGTCATTGTCAGTGTTGGAGATGACTTTGACAGAGCTCTAGAGAGCACTATGCAACAAGCAAGGGCAATATTTAGATCCGTGGAGCTGCCAAATCCTGAGGCTGGGGATCGGATGAGCTCAGGTGTCGAGCGAAGCTGGGCTGACCAGTGGCTTAACGGGCTGCTTTACA GACCCCCAGTTAATGACGGCAAGCTGCTCACCGCAGAAGGGATTGCGGCATCTTTGGATACTCTGACATCTAAAGGAATCAATCTCAGTGGCGTCATACTACCCGACGCCTGGCAAAACGTCGATCATAGTAAACCCAGTCGCTACCATGCCGGTCTGGTAGATTTTGAGGCCGACACTACCTCGCTCAAGTTAGGGCTGAAAGATATCATCAGCAATatcaaaacaaaacaccaatcCATTCGACAAGTTATCCTCAGCCACCCGATTTTCGGACACTGGGGCGGCATATCGTCAAATGGGCGCCTCACGGAAAATTATGCAACCATACCGGTGGAGAGATCGGAGGCTATTCAGCCAGGAGAGAATatcaacctcaccatccCACTGATCGCCCCGGAAGATATTAAAAGGTTCTATCACGACTATTATAG CTTCCTATCTTCCTGCAACATTACATCCGTCCAAGCCGATGCAGTCTATTTGCTAGAGACTCTTTCCTCAGCAAGTTCGCGTTGCTCCATAGCAGACCGATACCTTGATGCTCAACATGCTGCTGCACAAGTCAACTTTAATGAGCACAGCCTGGTCAGCATGTCCTTGGCACCTTGCGCTCTGTTTCATACACTCAAGGTCTCCGAGACAGACAGAAAGCAAGTCGTTCGAAATAGTGCCGCGTTTCCGAATCACAAGGAGTACATTTTTGTCAACGCACACAACGCAATCCTTTCCGCGGCCGTCGGCAATATCCCAGATTGGGGTCCAATAGAAAGTACTAGCGAGCTCGGTGCCTTCCACATAGCTGCGAGGAATATTTCCGGTGGTCCATTGCAAATCAGTTCATTTGATGGCtcagatgaagatgacatgCGGCTAGTGCAACAAGTATCGGGATCAACAGGGTTGAACAAAACCGTAGTCCTTCGACCTACTGGGTTGGGCAGAGCGATCAATCCGTACATCGCCCGTGAGGATAATGCGCTTCTGAAAATTGGAAACACACATG ACACAGAATTCTCAActatttcttttcttgggCTCTTTAATActgcagaccagacggcgACAGAGCTCATCAGGCTCCAGGATTTCCCAAGAGTGAACCCCCAACAGAAGTATATCATCAAAACATCGTCTTCAGGTGTCATCAGCAACTTCGAGAATGGCGATAGTTCATCCTCGCTGCTGGTGCATCTTCAGCCCTCAAAATTTGAAGTTTTGTCCGCCTGTCCATTGAAAGAAATCTCTCAGGCAGGCGCTAAAAGCAATTTCCAAGTCGCTGTCCTCGGCCTCCAGGGGAAGTTGATTGGTGCTACCGCAATAATGAGTAGCGCCTACGAGCTCGAAGACGGCCAACTCTGCGTCAAAGCTGTGCTGAAAAGCCTCGGCATATTAG AATTTTACATTTCAAACCTTTCGCAACGAACAATCGACGAAAGCAAGATGAAACTTCGAATTCAAGGCAAGAAACTCTCTTCATGTCCATTCGTCGTCGACGTGACACGGCGAGTGCTCAGCGTAGACTTGGAGTACATTtggaagacggagaagattGAGAGCAAAACAGATGAGATATATGTAGAGTTACTTATCTAA